In Scylla paramamosain isolate STU-SP2022 chromosome 19, ASM3559412v1, whole genome shotgun sequence, a single genomic region encodes these proteins:
- the LOC135109492 gene encoding uncharacterized protein LOC135109492, which yields MMTSNPSINLRTLSDHSSSPALSLSSPLCLILLLSTSQSQTHNHSPPSNPDSPPGQHSDPRLLRQDPLPSLRRSRSPSSSSGERQNKIRIKMESHNTYFRALSSPPIRSPQFGSRFPQADQGSQQFPSQPILPKTPQFPRRLPGGSGFAGTSRFPLHKNEGASAEKNTPPSFPASPSQPSGVLPAGTFSIPRPGRPLRPTPDPSQFGQDPAQFGPPAPTFTRKPQFERDPSPFGQGAPHFGGQGISSFGQGVSQPSQGASVFVQQSPQFGQGQGKPQFGVGQGQGTPQISPAAPHFGQGQGAPQFGQGQGAPQFGLGQAKPQFGQGQGTPQFSPVAPHFGQGQGTQFGQGQAQGAPRPTPVPSHPDQVAPQFGQGTALFGQGAHFDFGQNVSPFGQGASHFGQGLSQPDQGPHNFDEAAPQPAQPKPQPGRGTSRFGQGRPTSSRGRPQAGRGTSPFDQELDKSGQDASSANRGTSRFGQSRPRVGQRQFGRRPQTSQKTPQFGETAPPSTHKKPEFDKKLEEEEKPVFGQQPAFPQQPAFGQQPAFLGQPQFLPQPFAGQGFGLVSPEQIKQIQQQGGRFRPQLVVPQQGFPAQGFQGFPVHPQQRFGVPLTAGQSFLGTQPFFNPSQQSSFADDAKESDDTHDKES from the exons ATGATGACTTCCAACCCCAGCATCAACCTCAGGACACTTTCAGACCACAGTTCCTCCCCGGCACTCAGCCTCAGCTCACCTTTGTGCCTGATTTTACTACTCAGCACCAGTCAGAGTCAGACCCACAACCACAGCCCACCTTCAAACCCAGATTCCCCTCCCGGCCAGCATTCAGACCCCAGACTCCTGCGGCAAGACCCTCTGCCTTCCCTCCGCCGGTCGAGGAGCCCCAGCAGTTCCTCAGGAGAAAGGCAGAACAAGATCAGGATCAAGATGGAGAGCCACAACACATATTTCCGAGCCCTCAGTTCGCCACCAATCCGTTCCCCGCAGTTTGGTTCTCGATTCCCACAAGCGGATCAAGGTAGCCAGCAGTTCCCATCCCAGCCCATCCTCCCCAAAACCCCACAGTTTCCCAGGAGGCTTCCAGGAGGCTCTGGTTTCGCTGGTACTAGTAGATTTCCACTCCATAAGAATGAAGGAGCCTCGGCAGAGAAGAACACACCGCCTTCATTCCCAGCCTCCCCCTCCCAGCCATCTGGCGTCTTACCCGCTGGGACCTTCTCTATCCCCAGACCTGGGCGTCCTCTGAGACCCACTCCA GATCCGTCTCAGTTTGGACAGGACCCAGCCCAGTTTGGTCCACCGGCACCTACATTCACACGTAAGCCACAGTTCGAGAGGGATCCGTCACCTTTCGGCCAAGGGGCACCACACTTCGGTGGTCAAGGGATTTCATCCTTCGGTCAAGGAGTGTCCCAGCCTAGCCAGGGAGCGTCAGTGTTTGTGCAACAGTCACCACAGTTTGGCCAGGGACAGGGGAAGCCACAGTTTGGCGTAGGGCAAGGACAAGGAACACCACAGATTAGTCCAGCAGCACCGCACTTTGGCCAGGGACAAGGAGCACCACAATTTGGCCAAGGACAAGGAGCACCACAGTTTGGCCTAGGACAAGCTAAGCCACAGTTCGGCCAAGGCCAAGGAACACCACAGTTCAGTCCTGTAGCACCACACTTTGGGCAAGGACAAGGAACACAGTTTGGCCAAGGACAAGCACAAGGAGCACCACGACCAACCCCAGTACCATCACACCCTGACCAAGTAGCACCGCAGTTTGGTCAAGGAACAGCACTGTTTGGTCAAGGTGCACACTTCGACTTCGGCCAAAACGTGTCACCATTTGGCCAGGGAGCATCACACTTTGGTCAGGGTTTGTCACAGCCCGACCAAGGTCCCCATAATTTTGATGAAGCTGCACCACAACCAGCCCAACCCAAGCCGCAGCCTGGTCGAGGAACGTCAAGGTTTGGTCAGGGGAGGCCAACATCTAGTCGTGGAAGGCCGCAAGCGGGCAGAGGCACGTCGCCATTTGATCAGGAGCTTGACAAATCCGGCCAGGATGCCTCCAGTGCCAACCGAGGCACGTCACGGTTCGGCCAGAGCAGACCTAGGGTAGGCCAGAGGCAGTTTGGTCGCAGGCCACAAACTTCCCAGAAAACGCCCCAGTTCGGCGAAACAGCGCCCCCGTCCACACACAAGAAGCCTGAGTTTGACAAGAAgcttgaagaggaggaaaagcctGTGTTTGGACAGCAGCCTGCCTTCCCTCAACAGCCTGCCTTTGGACAACAGCCTGCATTCCTGGGACAGCCACAGTTCCTACCACAGCCTTTCGCTGGTCAGGGCTTCGGTCTCGTCAGTCCAGAACAGATCAAGCAGATTCAGCAGCAGGGGGGACGCTTCAGGCCCCAACTAGTAGTTCCTCAGCAGGGCTTCCCAGCGCAGGGCTTCCAAGGGTTCCCAGTCCACCCCCAGCAGAGATTTGGCGTTCCCCTGACCGCAGGGCAGTCCTTCCTCGGAACTCAGCCTTTTTTCAACCCATCCCAGCAATCAAGCTTCGCTGACGACGCAAAGGAGAGTGACGACACGCACGACAAGGAGTCCTAA
- the LOC135109770 gene encoding endocuticle structural glycoprotein SgAbd-8-like yields the protein MWCRTVLLVCAWVGVLAQTSKPRDDPQGTTTVVPILRHINKLNGDGSYTYGFEAADGTFKLETRDALGNVKGKFGYTDNEGKLKVVEYAAGNGTGFETQSDVISSESTPPSFDTKLLSDFSSRRAQRPQKQVKRQQSSSSPFPPPLSSSDFPQPSPQITSRAQPTPHPQLPAEAESHDVFVPPVRSSPHYHL from the exons ATGTGGTGTAGAACC GTACTTCTGGTGTGTGCTTGGGTGGGGGTGTTGGCGCAGACGAGCAAGCCACGTGACGACCCCCAGGGCACCACCACAGTCGTGCCCATCCTGCGACACATCAACAAGCTGAACGGGGACGGCTCCTACACCTACGGATTCGAAGCTGCCGATGGGACGTTTAAGCTGGAGACGCGTGATGCCCTTGGAAACGTGAAGGGGAAGTTTGGCTACACTGATAACGAGGGGAAGCTCAAGGTAGTGGAATATGCAGCGGGTAACGGGACTGGATTCGAGACTCAGTCCGATGTGATATCCTCGGAATCCACGCCGCCTTCCTTCGACACCAAGCTGCTCTCCGACTTCTCTTCAAGACGAGCTCAGAGACCGCAAAAGCAAGTGAAGCGCCAgcagtcctcttcctctcctttccctcctcctctctcgtccTCAGATTTCCCACAGCCGTCACCCCAGATAACCAGCCGTGCCCAGCCCACGCCTCACCCCCAGCTCCCTGCAGAGGCGGAGTCCCATGATGTCTTCGTTCCCCCAGTTCGATCCTCACCCCACTACCACCTTTAG
- the LOC135109773 gene encoding protein charybde-like, with protein sequence MLSILRPNTYKTHLPLLPQDFYEYRVCEDETAAMLLAKHIWRLLKKARNRLFQLPGCEGGAAGVSVLVPADFLNRLSRDVVRMTEGERHGVRGCTLVIDYFDGQEVTRVGKIKCDPHLPSASMLHLTLTRLSENPKPSNPLLRILGFGSDNVIHISPGYTLEKRRIKGSRRDSS encoded by the exons ATGCTGTCCATTCTGCGGCCCAACACCTACAAGACCCacctgcccctcctcccccagg ACTTCTACGAGTATCGCGTGTGCGAAGATGAGACGGCGGCCATGCTGCTCGCCAAGCACATCTGGCGACTCCTGAAGAAGGCCCGCAACCGCCTGTTCCAG CTGCCTGGGTGTGAGGGAGGCGCTGCCGGGGTGTCCGTGCTGGTTCCTGCTGACTTCCTGAACCGCCTTTCCCGCGATGTGGTGCGAATGACGGAGGGAGAGCGCCACGGTGTAAG GGGGTGCACGCTGGTGATTGATTACTTCGACGGTCAGGAGGTGACGAGGGTGGGCAAGATCAAGTGTGACCCCCACCTGCCCTCCGCCTCAATGCTGCACCTCACGCTAACCAGGCTGTCTGAGAACCCTAAGCCTAGCAACCCTCTCCTCAG GATTCTGGGCTTTGGGAGTGACAACGTGATCCACATCAGCCCTGGGTACACgctagagaagaggaggatcaaGGGAAGTCGCAGGGACTCCTCTTGA
- the LOC135109771 gene encoding uncharacterized protein LOC135109771, whose product MAWTSEVPTAACTWVLRTLCLFWLLLALPPLQDNAGVAGVEVVQAVAVKDCLAPKDCPNTAKEAREEEREVQRLIRSGYEQSGDHFLRRGEGGTEIKENGSATSVTSPTRNVSEVVLEENVERVVISVVKRDTMLVSGEGGVKRHRSLSGAYLHDAHTRRVRHRRHKQAQTNTSVDLDNFLSTGVKYPWEQRQETMEEEFNRLSSAGRVEKGGRREGEGPPASRRHGGKSHSTSRSNIPKFLVRRIAKPKFVSKNPPSETFVRKMNFKGYIQEDSAEGDDQEGDEISEEGEEGVMLVEGEDLWETSLASYFPPLQGDGDTMPNDLTSAHREELTNHLEAPVTTSMTPLTQVQSPPSTPPPVTTTTTPTTTTSTTTATTTTTTTTTTTTTTTPTTTTIPTTTTTTTTTTPRPTPPPTTSTTTTTTTPATTTTTTTTTTPTTPIPTTSYITIKPRYSTAEAEEASGPLEREEDEEETEYEDTTEGTEEVEEKEEEEDENGKNGTVPAFIPSKLPFGPFIPSFQRPRQPSPGVLRGLIGKFHPFLLSSEKTRGSKANTGDLMTNMLSPLVGNYPRRTKAKGHKVLGFDHQRSHAEELYNQVSGSLMPGKNSRPLLPDTYPTFPLLRHSKNRKFRNKFHGGFALTDQGHEDILTRTEAPQGENTHPDRNLVILGTMADDAVIETIRGCTRHVKLQLTDHYSVDDLMKEATNPLRQLVVYVNLKSVNYEGYSLVLERLRHLLDYLAVVQGGLALYSVIPSEQEAINTTRSAEVKSHLITLSDSVLDHCARLYPTCYQAYHLNDLTSRLQKSYDKDSGFDVYRLEGNEEAGCSSNEVCGTSGPPGDEAPLQSDPREQLQEFGQAVCRSSYHVMIEFEANLPTYDFEDENRFWENAREESIRVRAQTGLVLHDILPLELKKYDKNRPPKYEGQATIVYFHVTVLSVDSINEESMTYVADIFLAQSWRDHRLRLPENMTEEYRILDVEWLQNIWRPDCFFKNAKKVTFHEMSVPNHYLWLYHDKTLLYMAKLTLVLSCAMKFEAYPHDTQICSMMIESLSHTTHDLVFKWNETDPLVVNPDIELPQLDISRNNTEDCTLTYSTGNFTCLAVVFNLRRRLGYHLFHTYVPSAITVVMSWISFWIKPEAIPARVTLGVTSLLTLATQNQQSQSSLPPVSYIKAIDVWMSSCTVFVFASLLQFGLVNYFMDAEPLSKDMTGYSVEDLTDLDEKKSDDGRLNGYSHSRTRARSRSRSRMRSHSPGVPQYVVHRCTGKDIALYIDKFSRGFFPFAFFVLNISYWTTYGTM is encoded by the exons atggctTG GACGTCGGAAGTTCCTACAGCGGCCTGCACTTGGGTCCTACGAACCTTGTGTCTCTTTTGGCTCCTTCTGGCTCTGCCTCCCCTTCAGGATAATGCTGG CGTCgcgggggtcgaggtggtgcaGGCTGTGGCGGTGAAGGACTGTCTCGCCCCCAAGGACTGTCCTAACACGGCCAaagaggcgagggaggaggagagagaggtacaaagaCTAATACGCAGTGGTTATGAGCAATCAGGTGACCATTTCCttagaagaggtgaaggaggtactgagataaaagaaaacgggagtgcCACATCTGTGACGTCCCCGACGAGGAACGTGAGCGAGGTGGTGCTAGAGGAGAATGTGGAGCGAGTAGTGATCAGCGTGGTGAAGCGAGACACGATGCTGGTGAGTGGCGAGGGAGGCGTGAAGAGGCACAGGTCCCTCTCTGGCGCCTACCTACACGACGCCCACAccaggagagtccgccaccgCAGGCACAAACAGGCACAAACTAACACCTCGGTGGATCTGGATAACTTCCTCTCCACGGGGGTGAAATATCCTTGGGAGCAGAGACAGGAGACCATGGAGGAAGAGTTTAACCGTCTTAGCTCCGCCGGGAGGGTCGAGAAAGGTggtagaagggagggagaagggccCCCCGCAAGCAGGAGGCACGGGGGGAAGAGTCACAGCACCTCCAGATCCAACATTCCGAAGTTCTTAGTCAGGAGGATCGCGAAGCCGAAATTCGTGAGCAAAAACCCTCCTTCTGAAACCTTCGTCAGGAAAATGAACTTCAAGGGCTATATCCAGGAGGACAGCGCTGAAGGAGATGATCAAGAGGGGGACGAGATAAgtgaggaaggcgaggagggagTGATGTTAGTGGAAGGGGAGGACTTATGGGAAACGTCCTTGGCCTCCTACTTCCCTCCGCTACAAGGTGATGGAGACACTATGCCCAACGACCTGACTTCAGCACACAGGGAGGAGCTGACCAACCACCTGGAGGCTCCCGTGACGACCTCCATGACTCCCCTCACGCAGGTCCAGTCCCCTCCCTCAACCCCaccacctgtcaccaccaccacaacccccactacaactacctctactactactgctactactactactactactactactactactactactaccacgactcccactaccaccacaattcccactactaccactacgactactactacaacaccacGTCCAACTCCTCCACctactacttcaactactactaccactaccactcctgctaccactacaactaccaccactactaccactcccaccacccccatccccaCTACCTCCTACATCACCATAAAACCACGTTACAGCACGGCGGAAGCAGAGGAAGCAAGTGGGCCtcttgagagagaggaagacgaagaggaaacaGAGTATGAAGATACGACGGAAGGCAccgaggaagtggaggaaaaggaggaggaggaagatgagaatggAAAGAATGGAACTGTGCCAGCCTTCATCCCTTCCAAGCTCCCTTTCGGCCccttcattccatccttccaGCGGCCGCGCCAGCCGTCCCCCGGGGTGCTGCGCGGCCTCATTGGGAAGTTCCACCCATTCTTACTGTCCTCGGAGAAGACTCGCGGATCCAAGGCCAACACCGGGGACCTGATGACCAACATGCTGTCCCCGCTGGTGGGAAACTACCCGCGGCGCACCAAGGCCAAGGGACATAAAGTACTAGGGTTCGATCACCAGAGGAGCCACGCGGAGGAGCTGTACAACCAGGTGTCCGGGAGCCTTATGCCTGGCAAGAACTCGAGGCCCCTTCTGCCGGACACGTACCCAACTTTCCCGCTGCTGCGACACAGCAAGAATCGCAAGTTCCGCAACAAGTTCCACGGAGGTTTCGCGTTGACTGACCAGGGACATGAGGACATCCTCACACGGACGGAGGCGCCGCAAGGCGAGAACACTCACCCAGACCGTAACTTAGTGATCCTTGGAACCATGGCGGACGACGCGGTGATAGAGACAATCCGAGGCTGCACGCGACACGTCAAACTGCAGCTGACTGACCACTACAGCGTCGACGATCTCATGAAGGAGGCGACCAACCCTCTGCGTCAGCTGGTCGTCTACGTCAATTTGAAGAGCGTCAATTATGAAGGCTACAGCTTGGTCCTGGAGCGGCTGAGGCACCTCCTGGACTACCTGGCAGTGGTGCAGGGCGGCCTGGCTCTCTACAGCGTCATCCCGTCGGAGCAGGAGGCCATCAACACCACACGCAGCGCGGAGGTCAAGTCGCACCTCATCACTCTTAGCGACTCTGTGCTGGACCACTGCGCGCGCCTCTACCCGACGTGCTACCAGGCCTACCACCTCAATGACCTCACCTCGCGCCTCCAGAAGAGCTACGACAAGGACAGTGGCTTCGATGTGTACCGCCTGGAGGGGAATGAAGAGGCGGGGTGCTCCTCCAACGAGGTGTGCGGCACCTCAGGGCCTCCTGGTGACGAGGCCCCGCTTCAGTCAGACCCTCGGGAACAGCTGCAAGAGTTCGGACAGGCAGTGTGTCGCTCCTCCTACCACGTGATGATTGAATTCGAGGCTAACCTTCCAACTTATGACTTCGAGGATGAGAACAGGTTTTGGGAGAACGCGCGGGAGGAGAGCATTAG AGTCCGCGCGCAAACAGGCCTGGTGCTTCACGACATCTTGCCACTCGAGCTCAAGAAATACGACAAGAACAGACCTCCCAAGTACGAGGGGCAGGCCACCATTGTGTACTTCCATGTCACTGTGCTCTCCGTAGACTCCATCAACGAGGAGTCAATG ACTTACGTGGCCGACATCTTCCTGGCGCAGAGCTGGAGGGACCACCGTCTGCGCCTGCCGGAGAACATGACGGAGGAGTACCGCATCCTGGACGTGGAGTGGCTGCAGAACATTTGGCGGCCAGATTGTTTCTTCAAGAACGCCAAGAAAGTGACCTTCCACGAGATGTCCGTGCCCAACCATTACCTCTGGCTGTACCACGACAAGACGCTTCTCTACATGGCTAA GCTCACTCTTGTGCTGTCCTGTGCCATGAAGTTTGAAGCTTACCCACACGACACCCAGATCTGCTCCATGATGATTGAAAGCT TGTCCCACACGACTCACGACCTGGTGTTTAAATGGAACGAGACCGACCCTCTGGTGGTGAACCCTGACATCGAACTGCCGCAGCTCGACATCTCCAGAAACAACACGGAGGACTGCACGCTGACGTACtccacag GAAACTTCACGTGCCTGGCGGTGGTCTTCAACCTGCGGCGGCGCCTCGGGTATCACCTGTTCCACACGTACGTGCCCTCGGCCATCACAGTGGTCATGTCCTGGATCTCCTTCTGGATCAAGCCTGAAGCCATTCCAGCTCGCGTCACACTCGGCGTCACCTCCCTGCTGACTCTGG CCACTCAAAACCAGCAGTCCCAGTCGTCCCTGCCGCCCGTGTCCTACATCAAGGCCATTGACGTGTGGATGTCCTCCTGCACCGTGTTCGTCTTCGCCTCCTTGCTGCAGTTCGGGCTGGTCAACTACTTCATGGACGCCGAGCCGCTCAGCAAGGACATGACTGGCTACTCAGTGGAGGACCTCACTGACCTGGACGAGAAGAAG tcGGATGATGGGAGACTCAACGGGTACTCACACTCGCGCACCAGAGCCAGGAGTCGCAGCAGGAGTCGTATGAGGTCCCACAGTCCCGGCGTGCCTCAGTATGTAGTCCACCGCTGCACGGGGAAGGATATTGCTCTCTACATTGACAAGTTCTCCCGTGGCTTCTTCCCCTTCGCTTTCTTCGTCCTCAACATCTCCTACTGGACAACCTACGGCACAATGTAA